One stretch of Priestia megaterium DNA includes these proteins:
- the smc gene encoding chromosome segregation protein SMC, which yields MFLKRLDIAGFKSFAEKVSIDFVPGVTAVVGPNGSGKSNITDAIRWVLGEQSAKSLRGGKMEDIIFAGSESRRAVNVADVTLTLENDDQFLPLDYHEVSITRRVYRSGDSEFFINNQPCRLKDIVDLFMDSGLGREAFSIISQGKVEEVLSSKSDERRKIFEEAAGVLKYKTRKRKAELRLLETQENLNRVVDILHEIEGQLEPLQIQSSIAKDYLQKKEELEHMDVAVTVFEVEDLHQKWEKLKAEMAQHEQLEESLATNIRTREGEIQTLRLHIQQIDEQLDSLHKKLLYVSEEVEKLEGKKEVLKERKKNAFQNKEQLERLVKEYTHKHQELSKAKDSEGKDLEQSQKEVQEIRLKLTEQEQLFRQYSENLEEKLEQMKSEYFELANAQTSARNEISFLEQQKMQTFEKEQRLTKSNEQYVEQRRELTQRKEAAIKRLAQFRQELQQAVQVYKQQGEKLESLRQAYRKQESTLYQAYQYVQQTKSRKEMLEEMQEDYEGYFHGVKEVLKARDEKLAGIKGAIAELINVPKEYETALEIALGGAAQHIVVQDEQSARQAIGFLKQNGYGRATFLPLTSVKDRYVPAQTISMLESHEAYVGIASSLVKYEATYDRVIKNLLGTVIVVNDLKGANELARLVQHRYRFVTIKGDVVNPGGSMTGGSMKQKSNSLLGRQREVEAITAKIEEMEQKTLVLEQDVKDKKSQIEELQQEINKQQAFVERLKDKEQESDREVKQIDIEEKAVNDRLTMYDHDIASFRQDQTSLSARIDELHTSLQGNQQQANVLEKNIEELAARKHTQQTSKETVQHELTEVKVLLAKKEQFLANQQEKYERVCFELDQTIQRLSETTDDLSLLTSEITSNDSGELQLEEAAHERIKEKTETLKLMDDCRSERLKAQNKLEDEERIVKELQRQYKQIADALKDEEVKINRIDVELDSRLQQLTEEYEISFEAAKEKYPLTLDIQEARKKIKLIKLAIDELGTVNLGSIEQYERVSERYEFLNTQRADLDEAKNTLYQVIEEMDGEMKKRFSDTFSRIRNEFGTVFSSLFGGGKADLKLTDPKDLLNTGVEIVAQPPGKKLQNLGLLSGGERSLTAIALLFSILKVRPVPFCVLDEVEAALDEANVHRFATYLRKFSNQTQFIVITHRKGTMEEADVLYGVTMQESGVSKLVSVRLEESKQYV from the coding sequence ATGTTCCTCAAACGATTAGATATTGCAGGGTTCAAATCGTTTGCAGAAAAAGTATCGATAGATTTTGTGCCAGGTGTAACGGCGGTAGTAGGACCGAATGGAAGCGGAAAAAGCAACATTACGGATGCCATACGCTGGGTGCTTGGAGAACAGTCAGCCAAATCGCTTCGTGGAGGGAAAATGGAGGACATTATTTTTGCAGGAAGCGAATCGCGCCGTGCGGTAAATGTGGCTGACGTAACGCTTACGTTGGAAAATGATGACCAGTTTCTCCCGCTTGACTACCATGAAGTTAGTATTACAAGGCGCGTGTACCGCTCAGGAGACAGTGAATTTTTTATTAACAACCAGCCGTGCCGCTTGAAAGATATTGTCGATTTATTTATGGATTCAGGACTTGGAAGAGAAGCTTTTTCGATTATCAGTCAAGGAAAAGTAGAAGAAGTACTAAGCAGTAAATCTGACGAGCGCCGTAAAATTTTTGAAGAAGCAGCAGGTGTATTAAAATACAAAACGCGTAAACGAAAAGCGGAGCTTCGACTTCTCGAAACGCAAGAAAATTTAAACCGAGTGGTAGATATTCTTCATGAAATTGAAGGTCAGTTAGAGCCTTTACAGATTCAATCGTCTATTGCAAAAGATTATTTGCAGAAAAAAGAAGAATTAGAGCACATGGATGTGGCTGTTACGGTATTTGAAGTTGAAGATCTTCATCAGAAATGGGAAAAATTAAAAGCTGAAATGGCTCAGCACGAGCAGCTTGAAGAATCTCTCGCGACGAATATTCGCACGCGCGAAGGAGAAATCCAGACCCTTCGTTTGCACATTCAGCAAATAGATGAACAACTAGATTCTCTACATAAAAAACTACTATATGTAAGTGAAGAAGTAGAAAAGCTAGAAGGCAAAAAAGAAGTACTAAAAGAGCGTAAGAAAAATGCCTTTCAAAATAAAGAGCAGCTGGAACGTTTAGTAAAAGAGTATACTCATAAGCATCAAGAGCTAAGTAAAGCAAAAGACAGCGAAGGAAAAGATCTTGAGCAATCTCAAAAAGAAGTACAAGAGATACGTCTGAAGCTTACTGAGCAGGAACAGCTGTTCAGACAGTACAGCGAGAATCTAGAAGAAAAACTTGAACAGATGAAAAGCGAGTATTTTGAATTAGCGAACGCTCAAACATCCGCTCGAAATGAAATTTCATTTTTAGAGCAGCAAAAAATGCAAACGTTTGAAAAAGAGCAGCGTTTAACAAAATCCAACGAGCAATACGTAGAACAGCGCCGTGAATTAACGCAGCGAAAAGAAGCGGCGATCAAAAGGCTTGCTCAGTTTCGTCAAGAGCTTCAGCAAGCTGTGCAAGTGTATAAGCAGCAAGGAGAGAAGCTTGAGTCATTAAGGCAAGCCTATCGCAAACAAGAGTCTACGCTTTATCAAGCTTATCAGTACGTGCAACAGACAAAATCACGAAAAGAAATGCTTGAAGAGATGCAAGAAGACTATGAAGGTTATTTTCACGGTGTAAAAGAAGTATTAAAAGCGCGTGATGAGAAGCTTGCAGGTATCAAAGGCGCCATTGCTGAGCTAATCAATGTCCCAAAAGAGTATGAAACAGCGCTTGAAATTGCGCTTGGAGGAGCAGCTCAGCATATTGTCGTTCAAGACGAACAAAGTGCACGTCAGGCAATTGGCTTTTTAAAACAAAATGGTTACGGGAGAGCTACATTTTTACCACTGACGTCTGTAAAAGACCGTTATGTTCCGGCTCAAACTATTTCTATGCTAGAGAGTCACGAAGCGTATGTAGGAATCGCTTCATCTCTTGTTAAATACGAAGCTACCTACGACCGAGTTATTAAAAATTTGCTTGGAACCGTTATTGTTGTCAATGATTTAAAAGGTGCGAATGAACTTGCCCGTCTTGTGCAGCACCGCTATCGTTTTGTGACCATTAAAGGAGATGTCGTCAACCCTGGTGGTTCGATGACAGGCGGTTCAATGAAGCAAAAGTCCAACTCTTTGTTAGGCCGTCAGCGTGAAGTGGAAGCCATTACGGCAAAAATAGAAGAGATGGAACAAAAGACGCTTGTGCTCGAGCAAGATGTAAAAGATAAAAAGTCACAGATTGAAGAGCTTCAACAGGAAATTAATAAACAGCAGGCATTTGTGGAACGCTTGAAAGACAAAGAGCAGGAATCTGACCGAGAAGTAAAGCAAATTGACATCGAAGAAAAAGCAGTGAATGACCGCTTAACCATGTACGATCATGATATTGCTAGCTTTAGACAAGATCAAACAAGCTTGTCCGCTCGAATTGATGAGCTGCATACGAGTTTGCAAGGAAATCAGCAGCAAGCAAATGTATTAGAGAAAAATATTGAAGAGTTAGCTGCACGCAAGCATACACAGCAAACGTCTAAAGAAACGGTTCAACATGAGCTTACAGAAGTAAAAGTCCTTCTTGCGAAAAAAGAACAGTTCCTTGCAAATCAGCAAGAAAAATATGAAAGAGTGTGTTTTGAGCTTGATCAAACCATTCAGCGTTTGTCTGAAACTACAGATGATCTTTCTCTTTTAACCAGTGAAATCACGAGCAACGACTCGGGTGAACTTCAGCTCGAAGAAGCGGCGCATGAGCGAATAAAAGAAAAGACAGAAACGTTAAAATTAATGGATGACTGCAGATCAGAGCGGTTGAAAGCCCAGAATAAACTTGAAGACGAAGAGAGGATTGTAAAAGAGCTGCAGCGTCAGTACAAACAAATTGCGGATGCTTTAAAAGATGAAGAAGTCAAAATCAATCGAATTGACGTAGAGCTAGACAGCCGTCTGCAGCAGCTGACAGAAGAGTACGAAATTAGCTTTGAAGCAGCAAAAGAAAAGTATCCTTTAACATTAGATATTCAAGAAGCGAGGAAAAAAATCAAGCTCATTAAGTTGGCAATTGATGAATTAGGAACCGTAAACTTAGGTTCTATTGAACAATATGAACGCGTTTCAGAGCGCTATGAATTTTTAAATACGCAGCGAGCGGACCTGGACGAAGCGAAAAATACCCTGTATCAAGTGATTGAAGAAATGGACGGGGAAATGAAGAAACGCTTTTCTGATACGTTTTCTCGTATCCGCAATGAATTTGGTACAGTGTTCTCTTCACTATTCGGCGGAGGAAAAGCGGATTTGAAATTAACAGATCCGAAAGATTTATTAAATACAGGGGTGGAAATTGTTGCCCAGCCTCCTGGGAAAAAACTGCAGAATCTAGGGTTGCTGTCAGGCGGCGAGCGTTCGTTAACAGCTATTGCCCTCCTGTTTTCTATCTTGAAAGTACGTCCAGTTCCGTTTTGTGTGCTAGATGAAGTGGAAGCGGCGCTTGATGAAGCAAACGTTCATCGCTTTGCTACGTATTTACGCAAATTTAGTAATCAAACACAGTTCATTGTTATTACTCACCGAAAAGGTACAATGGAAGAAGCTGATGTACTGTACGGTGTGACGATGCAAGAATCTGGCGTATCGAAATTAGTCTCTGTTCGTTTAGAAGAATCAAAGCAATATGTTTAA
- the fabD gene encoding ACP S-malonyltransferase — MGKIAFIFPGQGSQTVGMGKDLYDGTEEAKKLIHTADEALGFSLSNIIFEGPQEELTLTYHAQPALLTTSTMLLEAFKTSGITPDFVAGHSLGEYSALVAAEVLSFKDAVVAVHKRGRYMDEAVPAGQGTMAAVLGMSAEDLEAVTAQITSEGDAVQLANINCPGQIVISGTVNGVEKAGALAKEKGAKRVIPLVVSGPFHSSLMKPAAEKLRDTLETVGFSDAKVPVIANVTAKPVTDSQDIQNKLVEQLYSPVRWEETVETLLAEGVDTFVEIGPGKVLSGLVKKVNRRAIVHAVNDLTSLKSTIDALKGGE; from the coding sequence ATGGGGAAAATTGCTTTTATCTTTCCAGGCCAAGGGTCACAAACTGTTGGTATGGGAAAAGATTTATATGATGGAACAGAGGAAGCGAAAAAGCTGATTCATACAGCTGACGAAGCTTTAGGGTTCAGTCTTTCAAACATTATTTTTGAAGGGCCTCAAGAAGAATTGACTTTAACTTATCACGCTCAACCTGCTCTTTTAACAACGAGTACAATGCTGCTTGAAGCATTTAAAACGAGCGGAATTACACCCGATTTTGTTGCAGGTCACAGTTTAGGAGAATACAGTGCGCTTGTGGCTGCTGAGGTTTTATCGTTTAAAGATGCCGTTGTTGCTGTTCACAAAAGAGGTCGCTATATGGACGAAGCTGTACCAGCAGGTCAAGGTACAATGGCAGCAGTGCTTGGCATGTCAGCGGAAGATCTAGAAGCCGTTACCGCTCAAATTACAAGCGAAGGCGACGCTGTTCAGCTTGCAAATATTAACTGTCCGGGTCAAATTGTTATTTCAGGTACGGTAAATGGCGTAGAAAAAGCAGGAGCTCTTGCCAAAGAAAAAGGTGCAAAACGCGTGATTCCTCTAGTGGTAAGCGGTCCGTTCCACTCTAGTTTAATGAAGCCAGCTGCTGAAAAACTACGTGATACGCTAGAAACAGTGGGCTTTAGCGATGCGAAAGTTCCAGTCATAGCAAACGTAACAGCAAAGCCGGTTACTGACAGTCAAGATATTCAAAACAAGCTAGTGGAACAACTGTATTCTCCAGTGAGATGGGAAGAAACAGTTGAGACACTTCTTGCAGAAGGTGTAGATACATTTGTTGAAATTGGACCAGGAAAAGTATTATCAGGTCTTGTGAAAAAAGTAAATCGCCGTGCGATTGTTCATGCTGTTAATGATCTTACATCATTAAAATCAACGATTGACGCACTAAAAGGGGGAGAATAA
- the fapR gene encoding transcription factor FapR, giving the protein MKRSKKERQQLLKTTIEENPFITDEELADRFSVSVQTIRLDRLELSIPELRERIKHVASKQLDEEVRSLPIEEVIGEVIDIELDQSAISIFDVKTEHVFQRNQIARGHHLFAQANSLAVAVINNELALTADASIRYHRPVKLHERVIAKAKVLSTSEVRTTVEVNSYVGQEQVFSGTFKMYRSTKDK; this is encoded by the coding sequence ATGAAGCGCAGTAAAAAAGAAAGACAGCAGCTATTAAAAACGACAATTGAAGAAAACCCATTTATTACGGATGAAGAACTAGCAGACCGTTTTTCAGTGAGCGTTCAAACAATTCGATTAGACCGCCTAGAGTTGTCGATTCCTGAACTGCGAGAACGTATTAAGCATGTAGCTTCAAAACAACTAGACGAGGAAGTGCGCTCGCTTCCGATTGAAGAAGTAATTGGAGAAGTTATCGACATTGAACTAGATCAATCAGCGATATCTATTTTTGATGTGAAAACAGAGCATGTGTTTCAGCGTAATCAAATTGCTCGTGGTCACCACCTTTTTGCGCAAGCTAATTCGTTAGCTGTGGCTGTTATTAACAACGAACTAGCGCTCACAGCAGATGCGTCGATCCGTTATCATCGCCCTGTTAAGCTTCATGAACGAGTGATAGCAAAAGCGAAAGTTCTGTCAACTAGTGAAGTGCGAACCACCGTTGAGGTAAACAGCTATGTAGGGCAAGAGCAAGTGTTCTCTGGCACTTTTAAAATGTATCGTTCTACAAAGGATAAATAA
- the recG gene encoding ATP-dependent DNA helicase RecG — MNELTTISIKTIKGIGDETAQALEDMHIHSVHDLLEHFPYRYEDYELKDLAEAKHDEKVTVEGKVHSVPSLTYYGKKRSRLTFRLLVNRYLITVTCFNRPYYKSKLEIDQTVTVTGKWDQHRQTINLQELQFSPFVKNQTIEPVYSVKGSLTVKGMRKFVSLALKNYGSSIQDMLPASIRSRYKLVTREEAVRSIHLPRDHEDLKQARRRFVYEEFLLFQLKMQALRKREREETPGMKQAFDSTELVNFTNLLPFSLTNAQKRVVNEITHDMKSPYRMNRLLQGDVGSGKTVVAAVALYATVLAGHQGALMVPTEILAEQHAESLTAMLEKVGISVGLLTGSVKGKARRELLQRVKDGDVHVLVGTHALIQDEVIYNSLGLVITDEQHRFGVGQRRVLREKGESPDVLFMTATPIPRTLAITVFGEMDVSIIDEMPAGRKAIETYWVKHDMLERILHFVEKEIHDGRQAYVICPLIEESDKLDVQNAIDVHATLTHYFNGKASVGLMHGRLSPDEKEEVMKQFSVNDVQILVSTTVVEVGVNVPNATVMVIYDAERFGLSQLHQLRGRVGRGDAQSYCILLADPKSEVGKERMTIMTETNDGFVLSERDLELRGPGDFFGRKQSGMPEFKVADMVHDYRALEVAREDAAKLVNSDSFWTEDQFALLRIQLEATGVLTGEKFD, encoded by the coding sequence GTGAATGAACTAACAACTATTTCAATTAAAACCATTAAAGGTATTGGAGATGAAACAGCACAAGCATTAGAGGATATGCATATTCACAGTGTGCATGACTTGTTAGAACATTTCCCATATCGCTATGAAGATTATGAGTTAAAAGATTTGGCTGAAGCAAAGCACGACGAAAAGGTCACCGTAGAAGGAAAGGTTCACAGCGTCCCCTCGCTTACGTATTACGGAAAAAAACGTTCGCGCCTTACGTTTCGGCTGCTAGTAAACCGCTATTTGATTACGGTTACTTGTTTTAATCGTCCTTACTATAAATCAAAGTTAGAAATCGATCAAACTGTTACGGTTACGGGGAAATGGGATCAGCATCGGCAAACGATTAACTTGCAGGAGCTTCAATTTTCTCCGTTTGTTAAAAATCAAACGATTGAGCCTGTTTACTCAGTTAAAGGCAGCTTAACGGTCAAAGGAATGCGGAAGTTCGTCTCTCTTGCGTTGAAGAATTATGGCAGTAGCATTCAGGATATGCTCCCGGCCTCTATTCGTTCTAGGTACAAACTAGTAACGCGTGAAGAAGCGGTTAGAAGTATTCACTTACCTCGTGATCATGAAGATTTAAAACAAGCAAGACGTCGATTTGTCTATGAAGAATTTCTACTTTTTCAATTAAAAATGCAGGCACTTAGAAAGCGCGAAAGAGAAGAAACGCCTGGAATGAAGCAAGCATTTGATTCAACTGAGCTGGTAAACTTCACGAACTTGCTGCCGTTTTCGTTAACAAACGCTCAAAAACGTGTAGTAAACGAAATTACGCACGATATGAAATCGCCTTATCGCATGAATCGCTTGCTGCAAGGTGATGTAGGGTCAGGTAAAACAGTCGTAGCAGCGGTTGCTTTATACGCCACTGTTTTAGCGGGGCATCAAGGTGCTTTAATGGTACCGACTGAAATTTTAGCTGAACAGCATGCTGAGTCATTAACTGCGATGCTTGAAAAGGTAGGAATCAGCGTAGGCTTGCTAACAGGGTCTGTTAAAGGAAAAGCAAGAAGAGAGCTGCTTCAGCGAGTGAAAGACGGAGATGTTCATGTATTAGTAGGTACACATGCCTTAATTCAAGACGAAGTTATATATAATAGTTTAGGGCTCGTTATTACGGATGAACAGCACCGCTTTGGAGTTGGGCAGCGCCGGGTTTTACGTGAAAAAGGAGAAAGTCCGGATGTACTGTTTATGACGGCGACTCCTATTCCAAGAACCCTTGCTATTACGGTGTTTGGAGAAATGGATGTGTCCATTATTGATGAAATGCCAGCAGGACGTAAGGCAATTGAAACATACTGGGTAAAACATGATATGCTTGAACGTATTTTACATTTCGTTGAAAAAGAAATACATGACGGCAGACAAGCTTACGTTATTTGTCCGTTGATTGAAGAATCGGACAAGCTGGATGTTCAAAATGCAATTGATGTGCATGCAACACTCACTCACTATTTTAATGGAAAAGCAAGCGTTGGTCTCATGCACGGAAGATTGTCACCTGATGAAAAAGAAGAAGTGATGAAACAGTTTAGCGTAAATGACGTGCAGATTTTAGTGTCAACAACGGTTGTAGAAGTAGGAGTGAACGTTCCGAATGCAACCGTGATGGTTATTTATGATGCAGAGCGCTTTGGGTTATCTCAGCTTCATCAGCTAAGAGGACGCGTAGGACGAGGAGATGCACAGTCGTATTGTATTCTGCTCGCGGATCCGAAATCAGAAGTTGGAAAAGAACGAATGACCATTATGACGGAAACAAACGATGGATTTGTATTATCAGAAAGAGACTTAGAGCTTCGTGGGCCTGGTGATTTCTTTGGTAGAAAACAAAGCGGGATGCCTGAGTTTAAAGTAGCCGATATGGTGCACGATTACCGTGCGCTTGAAGTAGCTCGAGAAGATGCTGCTAAGCTTGTAAATTCCGACAGCTTTTGGACAGAAGATCAGTTTGCACTGCTGAGAATACAATTAGAAGCAACGGGCGTATTAACTGGAGAAAAATTTGATTAG
- the plsX gene encoding phosphate acyltransferase PlsX translates to MKLAIDAMGGDHAPKAIIEGVEKATAQFKELHITLIGNESEIKKYLTNSDRISIIHTEETIDATDEPVRAVRRKKQASMVLMANEVAEGRADACISAGNTGALMTAGLFIVGRVKGIERPALAPTLPTLDGKGFLMLDVGANVDAKPEHLLQYAVMGSVYAEKVRGIQAPRVGLLNIGTEDKKGNDLTKQAFQLLKNADLNFVGNVESRDLLNGVADVVVTDGFTGNMTLKSIEGTALSLFSMIKQELMSTLKSKLAAAVLKPQLQGLKAKMDYSEYGGAGLFGLHAPVIKAHGSSDANAVFSAIKQAVNMVENNVSSTIQKAIEQTANEEKER, encoded by the coding sequence ATGAAACTAGCTATTGATGCAATGGGCGGAGATCATGCACCGAAAGCCATTATTGAAGGTGTAGAAAAAGCTACTGCTCAATTTAAAGAATTACATATTACGTTAATTGGAAACGAATCAGAAATAAAAAAGTATTTAACAAATTCAGATCGTATTTCGATTATTCATACAGAAGAAACCATTGATGCAACTGATGAGCCAGTGCGAGCTGTGCGCCGTAAAAAACAAGCATCTATGGTATTAATGGCAAATGAAGTAGCCGAAGGTCGTGCTGATGCTTGTATTTCAGCAGGAAACACAGGTGCGTTAATGACAGCGGGACTTTTTATTGTAGGTCGCGTCAAAGGCATTGAACGTCCAGCACTTGCTCCGACGCTTCCGACACTAGATGGAAAAGGCTTTTTAATGCTAGACGTTGGAGCAAACGTTGATGCCAAGCCTGAACATTTGCTCCAGTACGCTGTGATGGGGTCTGTGTATGCCGAAAAAGTACGCGGCATTCAAGCTCCTAGAGTGGGACTGTTGAACATTGGAACTGAGGATAAAAAAGGAAATGATTTAACAAAGCAAGCCTTTCAGCTACTAAAGAACGCTGATCTCAATTTTGTAGGCAACGTGGAATCTCGTGATTTGCTAAACGGCGTAGCGGATGTGGTTGTAACAGATGGTTTTACAGGGAATATGACTCTTAAAAGCATTGAGGGAACGGCGCTTTCCTTGTTTTCTATGATTAAACAAGAATTAATGAGCACGTTAAAAAGCAAGTTAGCCGCAGCGGTGCTAAAGCCTCAGCTGCAGGGTTTAAAAGCAAAAATGGATTACAGTGAATATGGAGGAGCAGGGCTGTTTGGATTGCATGCGCCTGTTATCAAAGCGCACGGTTCGTCGGATGCGAATGCAGTATTTAGCGCGATTAAGCAAGCTGTGAATATGGTGGAAAACAATGTGTCTTCCACTATTCAAAAAGCAATCGAACAAACTGCTAATGAAGAAAAGGAGAGATAA
- the acpP gene encoding acyl carrier protein, giving the protein MAEVLERVTTIIVDRLGVDKSEVKLESSFKEDLGADSLDVVEFVMELEEEFDIEISDEEAEKISTVGDAVNYIQSQI; this is encoded by the coding sequence ATGGCAGAGGTACTAGAACGCGTAACAACAATCATTGTTGATCGTCTTGGTGTAGACAAAAGTGAAGTGAAACTAGAATCTAGTTTCAAAGAAGACTTAGGTGCTGACTCTCTAGACGTAGTTGAATTTGTAATGGAGCTTGAAGAGGAATTCGATATCGAAATTTCTGACGAAGAAGCTGAAAAAATTTCAACTGTAGGAGATGCAGTTAATTACATACAGAGCCAAATTTAA
- the sdaAA gene encoding L-serine ammonia-lyase, iron-sulfur-dependent, subunit alpha: MFRNVAELVELAESQNVKIAEIMIQQEIDITGVTREEIMEKMDRNLTVMEEAVERGLKGVQSVTGLTGGDAVLLQNYIQSGKSLSGNLILDAVSKAVATNEVNAAMGTICATPTAGSAGVVPGTLFAVQNKLNPTRKEMIEFLFTSGAFGFVVANNASISGAAGGCQAEVGSASGMAAAAIVEMAGGTPSQAAEAMAITLKNMLGLVCDPVAGLVEVPCVKRNAMGAANAMIAADMALAGITSRIPCDEVIDAMYKIGQTMPVALRETAQGGLAATPTGRELEAKIFGIALNKSE; encoded by the coding sequence ATGTTTCGAAACGTAGCAGAACTAGTAGAATTAGCAGAAAGTCAAAATGTAAAAATTGCAGAGATTATGATTCAACAGGAAATAGATATCACGGGAGTTACTCGTGAAGAAATCATGGAAAAAATGGACCGGAACTTAACGGTTATGGAAGAAGCGGTTGAACGCGGTTTAAAAGGGGTACAGTCTGTTACAGGTTTAACAGGCGGGGATGCAGTGCTGCTTCAAAACTATATTCAAAGTGGAAAATCTTTATCTGGCAATTTAATTTTAGATGCAGTCAGCAAAGCTGTAGCGACAAACGAAGTAAATGCGGCAATGGGGACAATCTGTGCAACGCCTACTGCTGGATCTGCGGGGGTAGTGCCAGGAACGCTGTTTGCAGTGCAAAATAAGCTAAACCCAACTCGTAAAGAAATGATTGAATTTTTATTTACATCAGGTGCTTTTGGGTTTGTTGTAGCCAATAATGCGTCTATTTCAGGAGCAGCAGGCGGATGTCAAGCAGAAGTTGGTTCAGCTTCAGGTATGGCAGCTGCAGCGATTGTTGAAATGGCAGGAGGTACACCGAGTCAGGCAGCTGAAGCAATGGCAATTACTCTCAAAAATATGCTAGGATTAGTATGTGACCCAGTAGCGGGGCTAGTAGAAGTTCCATGTGTGAAACGAAACGCAATGGGAGCGGCGAATGCAATGATTGCAGCAGATATGGCCTTAGCAGGCATTACAAGTCGTATTCCATGTGATGAAGTCATTGATGCTATGTATAAAATTGGTCAAACAATGCCGGTTGCATTACGAGAAACTGCACAAGGAGGCTTAGCGGCAACACCAACAGGTCGCGAGCTTGAAGCGAAGATCTTTGGTATTGCATTAAATAAAAGTGAATGA
- the fabG gene encoding 3-oxoacyl-[acyl-carrier-protein] reductase, translated as MLQGKVAVVTGASRGIGRAVAIELGKLGAKVVVNYSGSEAKALEVVDEIKGLGTDAIAVQANVAESDSVQAMIKEAISTFGSVDILVNNAGITRDNLLMRMKEDEWDDVINTNLKGVFLCTKAVTRQMMKQRAGRIINISSIVGVSGNAGQANYVAAKSGVIGLTKTTAKELASRNITVNAVAPGFIATDMTDKLNEEVQAEMLKQIPLASFGQPEDVANAVAFLASDASRYITGQTIHVDGGMVM; from the coding sequence ATGTTACAAGGGAAAGTTGCGGTTGTAACAGGCGCTTCTCGCGGAATTGGTCGTGCCGTTGCAATTGAGCTTGGAAAGCTTGGTGCTAAAGTAGTTGTAAACTATTCTGGCAGCGAAGCGAAAGCTCTTGAAGTTGTGGATGAAATTAAAGGATTAGGAACGGATGCAATTGCTGTACAAGCAAATGTGGCAGAAAGTGATTCTGTACAAGCAATGATAAAAGAAGCGATTTCTACATTTGGTTCAGTAGATATTTTAGTGAACAACGCGGGCATCACACGTGATAATCTTCTTATGCGTATGAAAGAAGACGAATGGGATGATGTTATTAATACAAACTTAAAAGGCGTATTTTTGTGTACAAAAGCGGTTACTCGTCAAATGATGAAGCAGCGCGCAGGACGCATCATTAATATTTCATCAATTGTCGGCGTCAGCGGTAATGCTGGACAAGCAAATTATGTAGCAGCAAAATCAGGCGTGATTGGTTTAACAAAAACAACTGCCAAAGAATTAGCAAGCCGCAATATTACAGTGAATGCAGTTGCTCCTGGTTTCATTGCAACAGACATGACGGATAAATTGAATGAAGAAGTGCAGGCGGAAATGTTAAAGCAAATTCCTCTTGCAAGCTTCGGCCAGCCTGAGGATGTTGCGAACGCAGTTGCGTTTTTAGCATCAGATGCAAGCCGTTATATTACGGGTCAAACGATTCACGTTGACGGCGGAATGGTGATGTAA
- the rnc gene encoding ribonuclease III: MPKQYSNRDRKMNVKFKQNFAEFQKEIGIQFTNEALLFQAFTHSSYVNEHRRRPYEDNERLEFLGDAVLELTVSQFLFKKYPTMSEGELTKLRAAVVCEPSLVTFANEMDFGKLVLLGKGEEMTGGRSRPALLADVFEAFIGALYLDQGLDTVVTILKKVVFPKINEGAFSHVMDFKSQLQEVIQRDGVGQLEYKVLQEKGPAHNREFLSRVSLNGEELGVGVGRSKKEAEQKAAQVAITKIRASQTK; this comes from the coding sequence ATGCCTAAACAATATTCAAATCGAGATCGAAAGATGAACGTGAAATTCAAGCAAAATTTTGCAGAGTTTCAAAAGGAAATTGGTATTCAGTTTACAAATGAAGCGCTTCTTTTTCAAGCATTTACACATTCATCCTATGTGAATGAGCATCGCAGAAGACCGTATGAAGACAACGAGCGTCTTGAGTTTTTAGGAGATGCCGTATTAGAGCTAACCGTATCACAATTTTTATTTAAAAAGTATCCAACGATGAGTGAAGGTGAGTTAACGAAGCTTCGTGCAGCAGTTGTGTGCGAACCGTCGCTTGTTACTTTTGCAAATGAAATGGATTTTGGTAAACTAGTGTTACTTGGAAAAGGTGAAGAGATGACAGGCGGCCGATCTAGACCGGCTTTACTGGCCGATGTGTTTGAAGCATTTATCGGAGCTCTTTATTTAGACCAAGGGCTTGATACGGTAGTAACGATTCTAAAAAAAGTTGTCTTTCCAAAAATTAATGAAGGTGCTTTTTCTCATGTGATGGATTTCAAAAGCCAGCTTCAAGAAGTGATTCAACGTGATGGAGTTGGACAATTAGAATACAAAGTTTTGCAAGAAAAAGGTCCAGCGCATAATCGCGAATTCTTATCTCGCGTATCGTTAAATGGTGAAGAGCTCGGCGTTGGTGTAGGCCGTTCGAAAAAAGAAGCAGAGCAAAAAGCAGCTCAAGTAGCTATTACGAAAATTAGAGCAAGTCAAACGAAATAA